gaaaatttcacctttttgcggtaattttgcgcaaaatgaaTCCAGTTTCAAGCCTGGCCATTCCCAAGGACTGTACATCTaggtatgtatgtatatgttcaCTTGGTTTATCcagatccatgctcgctctcacaAGTTTTCTCCAGAATCTCCTACTTTCAAAactggtgattagttgtttggttatcaaaaacttcctttacccaatggaatttggggagctgcacaggtAATTGGTgggtgttacaatctaaatgcagaTAGGTTTGCACTTTAGCTGCAACTGGCCtaattgatgcgatctgattctgatgattcaccagtGACAGCAAAATTAGTACTTTAAATCCTCTGGAAacatgcgctatataaatccaaaattgatttattttttattatagtcACGATTCATGATTGTTAAAAGGAtgactctggcaatcacaacattatgccttatatgtaagaaaaataattatcaagcacgaatcatgtggttttatttaaatcaaactcaaagtgaccataaaaacgaataaaaacatcagtctctcaacacacgatattcaaaattccagggtgccgaaattgtcgagtgcaatgacattCCAGTATTAGTACagtgaaggctgacgacaattgaacacaaataaccattacgtcattgtacTTAGACAATTTCcgcgtgggaattttgaatattgcatgttgagagccgactgtttttatttgttttatttgttttaaataaaaccatgtgattcgtgcttgataattatttttctaaaatataaggCATGTTATGATTGCTGGAGACCCCCTTTAAAGGCATATTGTAACATATTTGCTGAGTTGAAAATTTGAAATGCTTGATCAACTGGTTCAATCAGTGCGGATGGACCTGCAGCTGATCATAAATCATAAAGCCTAGCACAAGCTCTACATTTgaccccggtaccccaggtcaacataaaaagtggtaaccatgtgtgttctaaatttcgcggaaaaggggtattttgttgactgaaatcgcggaccgcgaaatcgcgaaaaaagggggtattctgagcattgtctccgcgaaattttaaaaaaaggggtatttcacaggttcgttcgatcgatgtcttcagcccgagtcttcagcctccatcctctggcatttcattgattccgccCTCGATCGTCACAGCGAGAGCGTCAGAAGGCAGCTTTTTTACTATTGGCACGGCGGTTTCCCGATATAGTTGTCTAGTGGGTGTTGCACGTATGCTCCCGCACGTTTTGAAGAGAGCTGAATGAGCGACGCGAACACCGATGGTGTCAGATGTAACCGCTTTGGCTGCCGTATACACTTTTCCATgtggtgaattgaaaacattgcggaaacattggcagtgattggagcgaattctacgaccgaccgagtgatatttttccttggtttttaattctgttcgaattctgatgcatgtaagttttattttgtatcgttgtTTCTCTTCCCCTGTTGCACTTGAAGTTTGGCGTCGCGCCGGTTCGTTCgtgaagtaaataaatcaaagtaaGCTTATCGGGCATTTGACATGTGTCAAACTAacaaagctgccgaatttggAACCTATCATGCAATCCGTGAGTTTTTTTCGAAAATTTCAAGCTCAGTTTTAAAGAAACACTCCACCCATGACACTCGATCAGTCGGGCGATCAGTCATACTcgattttcaattaaaatcagtatacaggcattgtaattaccccagttaataacacaggatcatctgggagtacaacagacacaaagtaatgttcatacttgcacattttgtacttaatatattaaaatatttggagtcattgaaaaggggtgtctggaaatcttctcattgaaaaccttgaaaaagggggtatttttaccctgattttgtcagtgatttggcaaaaaaaggggggtaaaatcaatgaaaaatcagtgaaaaggggggttttgaaaaaaggaagaacacacatggttaccactttttatgttgacctggggtaccgggcatTTGACTCATCTGCATATACATCACCTATAATACAGATACATACCTTGAAATTGATAGGGAATCCTGCCTGGCCCTCCATAACCATCACAGACAGAGTGGGCACATAGATACCAGCATACATACCTTGAAATTGATAGGGAATCCTGCCTGGCCCTCCATAACCATCACAGACAGAGTGGGTACATAGATACCAGCATACATACCTTGAAATTGATAGGGAATCCTGCCTGGCCTTCCATAACCAACACAGACAGAGTGGGCACATAGATACCAGCATACATACCTTGAAATTGATAGGGAATCCTGCCTGGCCCTCCATAACCAACACAGACAGAGTGGGCACATAGATACCAGCGTAACTCTCTCCAAAAATGTAGAATGGATTACTTTTTCTGTTGGGGAACTTGGCAAAGAAACTCTGTAGGGCCTGGTAGTTGTCTACTGCCACCTAGGAAAATCAAATCATATGAAATATTATCTTGCAAGAtctagatgtgctctgttcattgaggtatattTTGTCACTATCGGACTAATATTGCTCTActaaatagcaaatcagtacagaaactTGAAATAGGAAAACTGCATTGTGGGAAGCGTAACATATCTTCTCTGCATCTGCCTCAGCCTGCTTGTCACTATTCATATAAGCCATTCACCTAGAACTGGCTCCGTTCCTCTGACCGCGGTGCCCCAATTGCAAACAGCTTACAGCGCGGTGGTTTAGGGAGTTGGATTGTCATTATCATGAGCACGTTATGAGCGGTGGTTTAGGGAGTTGGATTGTCATTATCATGAGCACGTAACCAGTGCTACCattcaccctttgcacggatccaccatcttgctaccaaaatgaggttctccctgcaaaaggcataagcaaaatgtgcatttttgttcttgcgcttttctagcaacgtGCCAGAAGGCAACATGTACACAGTAATTAAAGcatgatcaagtaaaatcagtctgaagtcggtcatatatacaattttcagtttcttattggattgcaacaggcatttgcaaagctacattttgcagaaaaccccaatgaAAATGGACAACCagttaaaagatatgagcagttagaGAGTTTCCAAAAagataggaaacaaaaggaaatatatactttgattggctctatctgaaaatcaatattttcaacttccgactgatttttttttatcatataaCATATGAACGTCCACGTTTTCAAGATATTGTACATGACCATCTACCTGTTTATCTTGTGATTTCTTGGGTTTTTtaggatgttttgttattttgcaTGGGACCTACTGACACCTACCTGTTTATCGCCTGTTGTATAATCCATATCATCTGCATAAGAATATCCCACGCCAGCAGGTGCCTCAAGGAAGATGATATTAGCTACAAGATTCCAGCTATATGGATTATCAATCACGGTAGCCTCATCTGTTATCTGAAATATAACAAAAACATAAAACTGTCATGTCGGGGCGACACAGATCTAGatactaagggaacaaaccaaaagatcgatgatgtcctgtaaacgaaactggtttcgtttaggggaggggggtaaaaatactcgtttacatttgtaaaaaaaacatcggtctgaagaatgtttgtttgtttgtttttcctcattaatttgtttttaaatcaaaaacaaacactgtaagtaccgtattggtccgagtatagtcccacccgtttttttggtgaaaatttttcacaattgggggtgggattatactcaatttcaaaaaaaaaaaaaaaattttaaattttttttttttggttttgagtgtccctggacctagacctagatgctaggatcattcatggttgacctaaaagaaaaaaaaaaaaaacttgaagatgttttgtattttaatatgaaaattgatattttgtattcatgtcatactctattaatgatttcaaaatgcattgaatttgaatgcattttgaaatcattaatagagtatgacatgaatatacaatatacaaaacatcttgaaatttttttttttttttttaaccatgaatgatcctagcatgtaggtctaggtctagggacacttttttttttttttttttttacaatttctggaatttttcaaaaatgggggtgggactatactcgaacgtgggactatactcggacgaatacggtacatgtttTCTCTAATAATAAATTTATTGCAATAATGAAAATTTTTCCATTAATTGTATCAGTTGATTACAATAATGAGAACAtacgtacatgtatataattatatatatgtaTGTTTTCATTAATGTCATTATTTCATTAAACTTGAACTTATTAAGCTCATTACGGATGCATTAAATAGCCCTATTTTCATGATTTCCAGGTCCACTCTGACACACAAAAATACCCTTTTTCCACGATATTTAGAACACGCATTGATTACCCACTTTTGTGTCGAGGGtggaatattttttcaaatgttactgggaaatttgcatgtgaagcccatgaaaatgttttcaaatttagactattttggccgaaatgaaggtgaatttgttTTTgcgagcgcgcaaaattttgcaagaaaaaaggggaacttaaaaacaatattttggcaTGATGAGccttaattttttggcaaatATCCTGACAAATATTTGAGTTCATCAAATCTCCCAAATGGGTAAAGCTACACTACTATCAGACGTATAGTTGACATCATGGTGTATACAAAAATGCATGATACCAATTAAACCAGATTAGCTTTAGGCGGAGAAAGATTGAGTTAATACCAAAAGGGTCATAGGTCAATTTTAGCCCCATAAGGTCAAAAAACAGGAAAATGTTCCGCATTTAGATGAAAGAGGTGTTTAACATGGTGGAGTAATGTTTAGAGTGAATAACCTTATATACATGATGGTTCTATCATTTTGTGTGAATGGCATAATCTGTTCTGACCTGAACTACAAATAGTCTTTGCAAGACTGATTCACAACAATTTGCAAGTCTGAACAACTTGAATTAGGGATTTTTgcaaataatataatttgtttGCTCCTTTGGTATAActttaataaaacaatttaaatgttATTCTAATCTAATACATTATTTGAAAAAAGTTGTAGCCTTTATTTCAACCTCACCACGGTTTTAGTCAATAGACATAACTATTATACTTTTTCAGAAATATGCATTTGGTTATCTAAGAAGATAATAACTCGTCAGTCTATGTCTACACCCAAGACAAACATATTGATAAAACAAACTATTATTACATACATTATCATTAAATACAAACATGTGTAATAATTTCATCTGGTAGAACTTCGAAGTGAAATAAGTCCCTACGACTATTAATGCCTTCTGCATTACATCAAAGCCATgtaattttcaatgcatttcatGTTTTCAGCTTCACCAGTTTTTTTGGCAGTTGATGCAGGAAAGAAGTGCCTGAGGGATAGATGAAAGAGGAGAGGGAGAGCGGAAAGAGGGAGGATAAACAGATGTGGAGCTGAGGGGGACAACGAAGaagaaaacaattaaaattaattaaatgcagtggcgtgtccaggggggctttgggtgctgaagccccctgactttgttaaaaatcatgtaaacttagccgtttttggcgattttagcagagccccccgcataaatctgaaagcccctctgagcctcCCGCAggaaaaagatcctggacacaccAATGAAATGAGTGATTAATCTTTCATAAATTAAGGTTTTGGTTAACTTTTTGTGATACAAACTCCAGTACAAACTCTGGAGGATGGAATGATTTTGCAAATTGCATTATTACAATGTTAATCATAAATCTTAGTAATTAAAGTCCAAAAATTACTACAAACAGCCTAAATTATCATATTtcatttacatataatataataatgcttTAGTTACAGCCGTATAAAAGATGTTAGTCTTTTGAATCTCAATCTAACATGGTACTAGTATTTGAAATAATTTATaaaactacaaaaaaaaaatcatcgcttTACGACCTATCaacagtcatattctaacgtACACTACACCAGCAAATTAcgttttttattgaaatttttgcTTCAGATGATAACACGTTGGGACCAATGATTATGTATCATACAAAATGAATTTTCATTGTATATTACCTGTAACTCAAGACTATAAAGGAAAGCCCAGCATGCGAGTGCGGTAGTGAGGAACAAACAGCCGACCACATCATCTCATCCTGTCATCTCCATAGACCACCGAATGGTATATCCAGCCTGATTGAAGTCGACGAAGCCACCAGGGACTGGTTGATGCGTActgggcttgaaatttaatgaaatttattgttttggcttttatatcttgtttcttcctgacatacgcaagaagaagaagaagactatAAATACCTTGAATGGGCCAAGTTCCTCCATGAGCCCATCGAGAGAGCTGCACCCAGGACCTCCATTCATCCATACTACTAGAGGATCTTTATCTGGTGCTGACTGAGACTCAACATACCTGAAAGATAACCATACACACTTAAAGGTATAATGGTCAAGTGCTATTAGTAttagtatagatgagttgacctcaatgtttatcaacaaaggcaagggactggtatattgatatgcttcagtgaaccccatgcaaccactacactgttcaacagccttattgtgatgtggcaggagttctaaaaacacaagccctgaacaaaatatgatgcgcacgcatactgcaaggcaaaaaacaaaggaaattgtgatgatgcgtgcgcagcCTGctaggcattgacgtcagaaatCAACTCATCTAACCACCTCACTGTAGCTGCTTAACTTGCTGAGGATGGTACAAATTCGCCTTGACAGATTGATATGTTTGATGAGGAAGGATAAATGGAGGAGTGGAACAGAAGCAACCAATGCATAGCAACATTACATTCCCGgagtacactaatgtgatatttagtcTGCCCATTTTAGTCGTGCGGAACActtttttcatgttcattcacctGTGTATGAACAACCTTGTgcatctggtataccagaacgaaattactacagtggcctatggagcagcgtaatacacataatcatgcatatactcgcaaatgcaaaatcggtatcaactgaaattttgggaataagcttttttcgtggatatctactgaaaaatgtcatataaagaggatgctaggatcacgaaatcctcctttaaatatcaAATTAGTTGGTTTCTGGTTTCTCATGTATCCTGCATTTTCAATGCGGATataaaaataaaggtaaaatctAGATTGCCAAGACTCTGATCCTGTAAAAGTTTTGAGTAgtgtatgttccattttcaaACAACATTACCCAacaatatacgctggcgaagtttcgtaataatcggattaactaccatagcaataggtgaaaacaatttttgaatataccgcggtgcactgatacgttcacgtggtacctctgcattgaaccatatcatcctgatcacttgcacctgtgagattagtatatttgaaaggagcggtattgtactcaatctatgattgcagacattacacaggtgatgagtgtaacctgcttgtagtgcagcacaatatgttcaaaattgttttcacctattgctatggtaattaatccgattaattacgtaacttcaccagcgtatactgtacataattatacacatgtataatttgttttgtacatctgtgaacaaaatgcaaaatctttTCTAATCCTATAAACTTACCAGTAATGTAGATATCGTGTTCCGGTAGCTTTGAGATACCCTGAGTAATGCTGGAAGGTTGGTTGTTTTGATAGGCCTGGTAAATATGTCACTTCATCCTCGGCAGGTTGACTTAATACACCACAGATAGACAAGACCAAAATCAGGCATGAGAGGCCTAGAAGATGTAATCCCTTCATTTTAATAACACAATTAGTGGCTGATGACTGCATGGATTGGTACAAATTATGATCCCCAAATTGATGTGAATGAATTGCAGTTTTATTCTATTATTTgcatgtgacacaatcaaggcaATTGTTTGTTTAAGAAATATCTTGACCTGGGAAACAAACTAAAATTAAGTGTCAATTAATAACTTTTGATCTATAATAGCTTGTAAATAAATCGAGTGTTCAAGTTTTTATCTGCAAGTAAACACCCTGGTTGCAATATCTACTTGTATGATACGGGTATAAGACAAAGTCCAAAAGATTCTTGCCCAAAATGTTCTTCAAAAAAGAACAAGAAAGGTCATGTTCCAAAATGttacttaaaatttaaatttttcggatttatatagcgcctttttctagctagatcttgaaggattcaaagcgctgtaattttgctgccatggtgaatcatcacaatcagatcgcatcatctaggccagttgcagccgaacctggcagcagacctatccgcacttagattgtaacatccaccaattttctgtacagctccccaaattccattgggtattaaggaagtttttgataaccaaaaacactgattttttaaagcaggaggaaaccggagatcccggagaaaacctgcgagagcgagcatggaatcgggataagccaaatgcacatacagtccttgggcacggccggggcttgaacccgggacctcagtggtgcaagtcGAGGGAACTACTACTGCGCCAACTTATCCTCCCTTCAATTTCCATATTTTCATGATGTGGATGCATTACCATTATCTCATGAAAAAAATATCTTTTAACAAAAAGCTTTCTATTAAAAGTACCAAGTATATGTGGCCAAACAAAATAATTGTTCCTCTTGTGTCTATTTACCTTTATAATTCACCAACACCAATTTTGGGTATACTAGTCTGaataaatgtggttttttttaaatcatggatatgttatacatgtaaatataagcCTAAATAAGTTAAGAGAAGATTAATTACAATGAAGTATGGGAATATAAATGTtcatcatatgtgacacgatcaagggaaatgagtcggatgtcgctattattgattttgagatattggcaaagaaagtgttcaaattcttttgttttatattgttttcagcgattgataaattgacgtaacttcgcaaagaaaaatcgtatcaacatggggttttcagtttctaaaaGCTTGAAATGTCCTCTTGTGTAAAACTTGTTTTCGACCAGgatcgacatgtgactcattccccttgatcatgtcacatatactcaaAACTGAGATTGAGTACCATAACTTTTTGATCAATTTTTGGGATTATGGGCCAAAACAATCTCTTTTTTAGTccataattatcaaaattaaaaaaaaatattaaaactatGTGCCCTTGAAATCACACTGAGATTGAGTCCCATATTCATTATATGCCCTTGGAATCCTTGTTAGTTCTAACtcgcaatgaaagtcaaattttatttttttaacaatttttggaattaaaggccaaaacatgcatttttagggtgttttttgtatgctgtaacaatcaagcccaaataattgtacaaagactaattttaaGCTattcattctaatttttggaaaacacattttcaatcTCTTTTTTAGTccatatttatcaaaattaaccaaaagattttaaaattatgagcaaactcTATCCTCAAGATTTTTAGTACTTAGACTTGTGCCATGTTTTTGAATATTGTAATTATAAGaacacatgcaaaattgcatgtttttggcccattttcctcaaattgcaaaaatatgaaaatttgacttttattgtcagttaggactaaccaaaggattaggatttagctggtTCATGTGGCAATGAAACatgataatattatttaatatttcaaACTAGTGCTATATTTTCCTGGAATTGTGCACTTCATGCACCGTACAGTCAGAAAGAACACAGCATTGACTCTTCttttataatacatgtagaaaATATAATTAATGACATTATATAAACCATTTTATTTTCACCAAACACTTTACATCCTTCTTTTAAGAAGGTAAAACATTACTAGTTATGGACATGATTCCTATACGTCATTAAATGATTATGTTAAGTAGCGATTTATAACTATATAGATCAAAGTTGctaatacaaagaaaatattattttgtgtcggaagtcttaactctctccacgtgggtgtcgactgcagacaaaaaaattttaaaattcaaatatttcagaattgtaacttttcatgaccatatttgaaatcagcatgagaaatgtattaaaatgagtacaaacaggccCAGTATTCGTTcattggttcttgagatagctcttgatattttgagaaactaTCTCACTAAACTTTTTATGTGGAAGCCTATGgacagcatgcagagcattaaacataAATTGTTTTCTTTGCTGATGCATGGTCAAAAAATCATATTGGCTACTTAGAGCACAAAAAGGCCAACTGCATGAAGCATAACAGAATTAACCTCCTTTGTTTACCAGTACCCTTAGCACTTAATGCTTGTGTGCACCAAGCAACTCATTCGGTTAATCTATTTGCTCCAAGCATTcaatatattttgcattttttttaaactataaAAATCAGATTTAATGAATTGTTTGCCAATTTTGTGCACAGGGTGACTCGTATAAAACTTGAGAAACACAGGGACtgtccagtgttcgaaatatgcctcaaaaagttacaggccagccgggcttgaccttaaaagttaccggccagccgggccgggcaactagatgccagtcagaaaagttaccggccaggccaaaaagttacaggccaatggccggctgaccggccctatttcgaaccctgggactgtcttttggaatttgcaggagagcattaaatagctctactGGAGCcctcaaggagagctgtttagaacatttacaatagaatgtaagaagacaatggtcaactaaggagagctaaaaatcactctcctatagcAGATAATTAAGGAGAGCAGTGGAGAGCAATTATTGCTCTTGCTctcttcaaaaggcagtcccttaAAAActgtcacaaaaagtggacccAAATAACACCCAGATAGCTCGCGAATTAGAGAAAACATTCTTGTGGTCATTATGGTTACTTTGATTTTTGAAATCGACCCTCACTTTGGCTCTAGCCTCTAACCATGATTTATAGACTACTACCTTATTTATTGTGCTGACTATATGCGACCCATTCCGACAAAACCAAGAACAtaacacatttttgacatttcatgatttgaatagaaatgtaagcacgggacaatacgcttcaaaatgataccaaaattacatacaaagcatcaatacttttcaagatatggataattttgtaaatgaaaccATGATATTTTTGCCGAACTGCTTTTCTGaaaaatgggctaattagtttgctgctttacacaggattatcatagttcaactgtcaattattgattagatactcctctttttaataagaacttgcaaggatttgaaagtccgctcagtcccaaggtcaaataccatgaaattaactgtaaattttgttcattttgaacgtCAAACAATTCCTAAGAAAAAAACGAAGTTTttgactcacgttttagtgacgtttcaccaggggcggcgccagggtattttgatagggggggcaaaacaattgtGGAAATTTGTTATGCGGCACGACAGCGCTGGCCGTCGCTTATGCCGACGCAGGGGTGtatgaggggatgtgcccccctcagaatttagaaaattttcaaaatgaatccatttgatgcatcattttcaccctttttagggttatttatttattttccaaccgcatatttttatggatttcattcacgggcccgactttcagcccgctggttttaggcatggacctactcaaattagtaaatccagcaccttttggcaacaaaataagcagtacaaatgtgcacgaagtgaaatatggtggaaataaAAACAAAGTCGCATGCGAAGCCTgaaaaaatttggcaattttaggctaaaatagccaaatatgaggttactttggtcagaaacccacatacatcaggcctcaacattggggaatgattgtatggaccatctaccttatcaaaatattggggatttataccccacaccggtcggatctacgcctctggtcgcaacgcggtgtatgttaaagtcagttgaattgtatatgatatgccgggtaagttttttttttataaattggcacgataaaatgatatgaatgggggtgtcttgaggttgtaaatatttcaaattgaaagCCATAATCAAGAGCATAGGCGGGAGGTAGTAAgccgaaaatgtccactttgcgagcgtagagagcgaaaaaaacccagtttttatgctttttcagtcagaaaaggacaaaatGTGACAattagcgaaaaaaaaaaaaaaaaaaattagggttcctccttctaaccatggccagggagggaatggctccttttcttcttatCCCTCCTCTCTTTTCTCCCCTCCTTTTCTctctcttcttctctttctcttttccttccttttacctctttttgaaaatcatagggggcaattgcccccttgcccccccccctgtgcGCCGCCCCTGCGTTTCACCATGGTCAGTGATGGCAGATTTGTGAATCTCTGTGACAGAAGATTTGCGATTTGCAGGTGTGAATGGTCTGGCTTCAAATTTCTCaacctctttttggtgttctttgagtCGGGTGCCAAAGGGACGTCCAGTTTCGCCAATATAGGAACTGGGGCAGTCACCACAGGGAATCTCATAAATGGCCTCCGCTTTTTGCTGGGGGAGAAgtttgtccttagggtggacAAGCATACTGCGAATGGTGCGATGTGGTTTCATGGCAGTAGAGAATCCATGCTTTTTGAACACACGTGAGACTCGCTCAGAAACGCCCTCTATGTAGGGAACCACAACCATGCCTTTGGTTTTCTCACTGTCATCTTTAGGCTTTGTCGTAGGTTTTGTCTTAGGAGTGGATCTGTCTTTTTGGACTTTTTTAATAGACCAATCTGGATAGCCGCAAGTGGTCAATGCATCGCGAATTTTGTTCTTCTCAGTTTGTTTGTCTGCTTCCTCTGTAACCAACGTGTCACTCCTGTCTAACAGCGTTCTAACGACTCCCAGCTTTTGATGTAAGGGATG
This DNA window, taken from Amphiura filiformis chromosome 16, Afil_fr2py, whole genome shotgun sequence, encodes the following:
- the LOC140172412 gene encoding lysosomal protective protein-like, producing MQSSATNCVIKMKGLHLLGLSCLILVLSICGVLSQPAEDEVTYLPGLSKQPTFQHYSGYLKATGTRYLHYWYVESQSAPDKDPLVVWMNGGPGCSSLDGLMEELGPFKITDEATVIDNPYSWNLVANIIFLEAPAGVGYSYADDMDYTTGDKQVAVDNYQALQSFFAKFPNRKSNPFYIFGESYAGIYVPTLSVLVMEGQAGFPINFKGFGVGNGFHDRPINTNTMITYAYYHGILGDDLWNLLQKYCCDSGTCNFYNNTNGVCAENIFRAQHLITDIGLNYYSLYDDCYGGARPSIDRYLVDMKTFLSIPDEQFPTKADFIKKLKSSKKNTSFSKPVIHKHGVTLGESVQCLNATAVTAYLQRADVRKALHIKESLPPWEVCR